Proteins from one Elephas maximus indicus isolate mEleMax1 chromosome 12, mEleMax1 primary haplotype, whole genome shotgun sequence genomic window:
- the PGAP6 gene encoding post-GPI attachment to proteins factor 6 isoform X2: MGRAGTGAGGAAAAVAGPFLLLLLLLARPPPAGAGDSRRSDVWLVSELFSQTPQQLSFYSWYGSARLFRFRVPPATVLLRWLLQVSRGSGPLCSDVEITVHFRYGAPPVINPLNTSFPDNTSVPPSFQVRMLLSAMLQSNASVNVSHPASGDWFVAAHLPPSPEKIQVKGFVPSCAYIFQPDMLVLRAAEISVLEPDMPLPQTLFLSRSSYLKVFIPEFTQELLLELQDCASNGSQACPVRLAVGSVTLPSDFRRVLSCTGHPLPCRLLLHSPPWDRWLQVTAESLVGPHVMVAFNAVATLTACRPWTVSTQHHLQGSPNQSHNVSNGPQDPNHSGGASDSCCLMSYPVLREDMDVVSVRFRPLDRVSVVVWPDVPSVLQLYLNTGMDSGGSLTISLRANKTMVKNSTLVVACVNAASPFLSFNTSHNCTTAFFQGHPLTLSATSRQANLIVPFPETENWYLSLQLMCPKNPKECEQDKVHVEMTLYLVPCVNDCGPYGQCLLLRRHGYLYAGCSCKAGWRGWSCTDNSTAQTVTQQTVAALLLTLSNLVFLAPITVSVQRAFLVEAFAYTYTMFFSTFYHACDQPGEAVLCILNYDTLQYCDFLGSVVSIWVTILCMARLKPVLKYVLFLLGTLVIAMSLQLDRRGAWNMMGPCLFALVVMVSMWVYRCGRRCHCYPTSWQRWAFYLLPGISMATVAVAIYTFMMTSDNYYYTHSLWHVLVAGSVAFLLPPCEEHTEPWACVQRLPCHYQICRNDREELYAVT; encoded by the exons ATGGGCCGGGCTGGCACCGGGGCCGGGGGCGCGGCGGCCGCAGTAGCGGGGCcgttcctgctgctgctgctcctgctcgCTCGGCCCCCGCCCGCCGGCGCGGGCGACAGCCGGAGGAGCG ATGTGTGGCTCGTGTCTGAGCTCTTCTCACAGACCCCGCAGCAGCTCTCCTTCTACAGCTGGTACGGCAGCGCCAGGCTCTTCCGCTTCCGGGTGCCTCCAGCCACTGTCCTGCTGCGCTGGCTGCTGCAAGTGTCCCGGGGCAGTGGCCCCTTGTGCTCAGATGTGGAGATCACTGT ACACTTCCGCTATGGCGCTCCTCCAGTCATCAATCCCCTGAACACCAGCTTCCCTGACAACACCTCAGTGCCACCCTCCTTCCAAGTGCGAATGCTGCTGAGTGCGATGCTACAGAGCAACGCCTCTGTCAACGTCTCCCATCCAGCATCTGGGGACTGGTTTGTGGCTGCCCACCTGCCCCCCTCTCCCGAGAAGATCCAGGTGAAG GGCTTCGTCCCCTCCTGTGCCTACATCTTCCAGCCAGACATGCTGGTCCTGCGGGCAGCTGAAATCTCTGTGCTGGAGCCTGACATGCCCCTACCACAGACCCTCTTTCTTTCACGCTCCAGCTACCTCAA GGTCTTCATCCCTGAGTTCACACAAGAGCTGCTGCTTGAGCTGCAGGACTGTGCTTCCAACGGGAGCCAGGCCTGCCCTGTGCGCCTGGCCGTGGGCTCGGTCACCTTGCCTAGTGATTTCCGGAGGGTGCTCAGCTGCACTGGCCACCCCTTGCCCTGCCGCCTGCTGCTGCACTCCCCACCCTGGGACCGGTGGCTGCAGGTGACAGCTGAGAGCCTGGTGGGGCCCCACGTCATGGTGGCCTTCAATGCCGTGGCCACCCTCACAG CCTGCAGGCCGTGGACTGTGAGCACCCAGCACCACCTACAGGGCAGCCCCAACCAGAGCCATAATGTCTCCAATGGCCCCCAGGACCCCAACCATAGTGGCGGAGCAAGTGACTCCTGCTGCCTCATGAGCTACCCTGTGCTGCGGGAAGACATGGATGTGGTGTCTGTGCGCTTCCGGCCTCTGGACAGGGTCTCTGTGGTTGTGTGGCCCGACGTGCCCTCTGtgctgcagctgtaccttaacaCGGGCATGGACAGCGGAGGCTCCCTCACCATCTCACTGCGGGCTAACAAG ACCATGGTCAAGAACAGCACTTTGGTGGTGGCCTGCGTGAATGCCGCCTCCCCTTTCCTCAGCTTTAATACTTCGCACAACTGTACCACAG CCTTCTTCCAGGGCCACCCGCTGACCCTGAGCGCCACATCCCGGCAGGCCAACCTCATAGTCCCCTTCCCAGAGACAGAAAACTGGTACCTATCCCTGCAGCTCATGTGTCCCAAGAACCCCAA GGAGTGTGAGCAGGACAAGGTACATGTAGAGATGACCCTGTACCTGGTGCCCTGTGTGAACGACTGTGGACCCTACGGCCAGTGCCTTCTGCTCCGCAGACACGGCTACCTGTATGCAGGCTGCAGCTGCAAAGCTG GGTGGCGCGGCTGGAGCTGCACGGACAACAGCACGGCCCAGACAGTGACGCAGCAGACAGTGGCTGCACTGTTGCTCACCCTCAGTAACCTGGTATTCTTGGCCCCCATTACCGTCTCTGTCCAACGTGCCTTCCTGGTGGAGGCCTTTGCCTACACCTACACCATGTTCTTCTCCACG TTCTACCATGCCTGCGACCAGCCGGGGGAAGCTGTGCTGTGCATCCTCAACTATGACACGCTGCAGTACTGCGATTTCCTGGGCTCTGTGGTGTCCATCTGGGTCACCATCCTGTGCATGGCGCGACTAAAACCTGTCCTGAAATAT GTCCTGTTTCTCTTGGGCACACTGGTCATCGCCATGTCGCTGCAGCTGGACCGCAGGGGTGCCTGGAACATGATGGGGCCCTGCCTCTTTGCCCTTGTGGTCATGGTTTCCATGTGG GTGTACCGCTGTGGGCGCCGATGCCACTGCTACCCCACCTCATGGCAGCGCTGGGCCTTCTACCTGCTGCCTGGCATCTCCATGGCCACTGTGGCCGTGGCCATCTACACCTTCATGATGACCAGTGACAACTACTACTACACCCACAGCCTCTGGCATGTGCTGGTGGCCGGGAGTGTGGCCTTCCTGCTGCCGCCATGCGAAGAACACACGGAGCCCTGGGCCTGTGTGCAGAGGCTCCCTTGCCATTACCAGATCTGCAGGAATGACCGAGAGGAGCTGTACGCTGTGACGTGA
- the DECR2 gene encoding peroxisomal 2,4-dienoyl-CoA reductase [(3E)-enoyl-CoA-producing] → MKGRDLYDHKEGHCGRWHWAARRFKAQICPRRPPLNRKPSVRCARPTNPPEKDAVQVHVVRPPLHRRGRNGLPRRNTPALITRLQSQKEQGRVGRGGRVRPGVRRGAEHLRRGLAEGERRGVRGKPSADPGGRHLSVLQKLVNRPQPGPRCPRRLHRGHGQPPPDIDEDDCLLEYCHLFCPVFVPFRDKVAFIIGGGSEIGFLIAQVFMRHSCHMVIASRSLPRVSTASKKLVAAKGQWCLPLSLDVQDPPTIIVAVDEVLREFGKMDILVNGAAGNFPCPASTLSFNAFKTVLDIDAAGIFNVSHVLYEKFFRDHGGVIVNITATLGSWGQVLLIHAGAAKAAMDAMMCHLAVEWGHGNIRVNILAPGLISGTKGFQQLGGPQASRILHFLRSPLQRAGNKMIAHSALFLASPAASFVTGAVLVANGGMWLTSPNNTEILVGFPFFPTKL, encoded by the exons ATGAAGGGCCGTGACCTTTATGACCATAAGGAGGGCCACTGTGGGAGGTGGCACTGGGCAG CCAGGCGTTTTAAGGCACAGATCTGCCCGCGGCGGCCGCCCTTAAACCGGAAGCCGAGTGTCCGCTGTGCCCGGCCGACAAATCCTCCTGAAAAGGACGCCGTGCAGGTGCATGTCGTCCGGCCACCTCTGCACCGACGCGGAAGAAACGGCCTGCCACGACGCAATACGCCTGCGCTCATAACCCGCCTCCAGTCCCAGAAG GAGCAGGGACGTGTTGGGCGTGGCGGACGCGTTCGGCCTGGAGTGCGTAGAGGGGCGGAGCATTTGAGGCGAGGCTTAgcggaaggggagaggaggggcgTGCGGGGAAAGCCGAGCGCGGATCCCGGTGGACGCCACCTGTCagtgctgcagaagctggtgaaccgaCCCCAGCCGGGTCCTCGCTGTCCCCGCCGCCTGCATCGAGGGCATGGCCAGCCGCCGCCCGACATCGATGAGGACGATTGTCTTCTCGAGTACTGTCACCTCTTCT GCCCCGTTTTTGTTCCTTTTAGGGACAAAGTGGCCTTTATCATTGGCGGGGGCTCCGAGATTGGCTTCCTTATTGCTCAGGTCTTTATGCG GCATAGCTGCCACATGGTCATCGCCAGCAGGAGCCTGCCGAGAGTGTCAACG GCTTCCAAGAAGCTGGTTGCAGCCAAGGGCCAGTGgtgcctccctctctctctggatgtccaAGATCCCCCAACCATCATAGTCGCAGTGGATGAGGTGCTGAGGGAGTTTGGGAAAATGGACATTCTCGTTAATG GTGCGGCTGGAAACTTCCCGTGCCCTGCCAGCACCCTGTCCTTCAACGCCTTCAAGACCGTGCTGGACATCGACGCTGCTGGCATCTTCAACGTGTCCCATGTGCTCTATGAAAAGTTCTTC CGGGATCACGGAGGGGTGATCGTGAACATCACTGCGACCCTGGGCAGCTGGGGGCAGGTGCTCCTCATACATGCAGGCGCTGCCAAGGCTGCCATGG ATGCCATGATGTGCCACCTGGCTGTGGAGTGGGGACACGGGAACATCCGTGTCAACATTTTGGCCCCCGGCCTTATCAGTGGCACCAAGGGCTTCCAGCAGCTGG GTGGCCCCCAGGCCAGCAGGATCCTACACTTCCTCAGGAGCCCCCTGCAGAGGGCAGGGAACAAGATGATTGCCCATAGTGCGCTTTTCCTGGCCAGCCCTGCAGCATCCTTCGTGACAGGAGCTGTGCTGGTTGCCAATGGTGGCATGTGGCTGACCTCCCCCAACAACACGGAGATTCTGGTGGGGTTTCCATTCTTCCCCACAAAGCTCTAG
- the PGAP6 gene encoding post-GPI attachment to proteins factor 6 isoform X1, with amino-acid sequence MSTWSKRQRELRCSESEAVKGAMWANKVRCSPGGALLLDLQTLRRDGGLEGTLNILGFCQPETVPGARGLQRSCQRHLRLRADAAHVPADVWLVSELFSQTPQQLSFYSWYGSARLFRFRVPPATVLLRWLLQVSRGSGPLCSDVEITVHFRYGAPPVINPLNTSFPDNTSVPPSFQVRMLLSAMLQSNASVNVSHPASGDWFVAAHLPPSPEKIQVKGFVPSCAYIFQPDMLVLRAAEISVLEPDMPLPQTLFLSRSSYLKVFIPEFTQELLLELQDCASNGSQACPVRLAVGSVTLPSDFRRVLSCTGHPLPCRLLLHSPPWDRWLQVTAESLVGPHVMVAFNAVATLTACRPWTVSTQHHLQGSPNQSHNVSNGPQDPNHSGGASDSCCLMSYPVLREDMDVVSVRFRPLDRVSVVVWPDVPSVLQLYLNTGMDSGGSLTISLRANKTMVKNSTLVVACVNAASPFLSFNTSHNCTTAFFQGHPLTLSATSRQANLIVPFPETENWYLSLQLMCPKNPKECEQDKVHVEMTLYLVPCVNDCGPYGQCLLLRRHGYLYAGCSCKAGWRGWSCTDNSTAQTVTQQTVAALLLTLSNLVFLAPITVSVQRAFLVEAFAYTYTMFFSTFYHACDQPGEAVLCILNYDTLQYCDFLGSVVSIWVTILCMARLKPVLKYVLFLLGTLVIAMSLQLDRRGAWNMMGPCLFALVVMVSMWVYRCGRRCHCYPTSWQRWAFYLLPGISMATVAVAIYTFMMTSDNYYYTHSLWHVLVAGSVAFLLPPCEEHTEPWACVQRLPCHYQICRNDREELYAVT; translated from the exons ATGAGCACCTGGAGCAAGAGGCAGAGAGAGCTGAGATGTTCTGAGTCTGAGGCTGTGAAGGGGGCCATGTGGGCCAACAAGGTACGCTGCTCCCCAGGTGGAGCATTGCTTTTGGATCTGCAGACTTTGCGCAGGGATGGGGGGCTTGAGGGGACACTTAACATCTTGGGCTTCTGCCAGCCAGAGACAGTGCCAGGGGCCAGAGGGCTGCAGAGATCTTGCCAACGTCATCTTCGCCTTCGGGCTGATGCAGCACATGTCCCTGCAGATGTGTGGCTCGTGTCTGAGCTCTTCTCACAGACCCCGCAGCAGCTCTCCTTCTACAGCTGGTACGGCAGCGCCAGGCTCTTCCGCTTCCGGGTGCCTCCAGCCACTGTCCTGCTGCGCTGGCTGCTGCAAGTGTCCCGGGGCAGTGGCCCCTTGTGCTCAGATGTGGAGATCACTGT ACACTTCCGCTATGGCGCTCCTCCAGTCATCAATCCCCTGAACACCAGCTTCCCTGACAACACCTCAGTGCCACCCTCCTTCCAAGTGCGAATGCTGCTGAGTGCGATGCTACAGAGCAACGCCTCTGTCAACGTCTCCCATCCAGCATCTGGGGACTGGTTTGTGGCTGCCCACCTGCCCCCCTCTCCCGAGAAGATCCAGGTGAAG GGCTTCGTCCCCTCCTGTGCCTACATCTTCCAGCCAGACATGCTGGTCCTGCGGGCAGCTGAAATCTCTGTGCTGGAGCCTGACATGCCCCTACCACAGACCCTCTTTCTTTCACGCTCCAGCTACCTCAA GGTCTTCATCCCTGAGTTCACACAAGAGCTGCTGCTTGAGCTGCAGGACTGTGCTTCCAACGGGAGCCAGGCCTGCCCTGTGCGCCTGGCCGTGGGCTCGGTCACCTTGCCTAGTGATTTCCGGAGGGTGCTCAGCTGCACTGGCCACCCCTTGCCCTGCCGCCTGCTGCTGCACTCCCCACCCTGGGACCGGTGGCTGCAGGTGACAGCTGAGAGCCTGGTGGGGCCCCACGTCATGGTGGCCTTCAATGCCGTGGCCACCCTCACAG CCTGCAGGCCGTGGACTGTGAGCACCCAGCACCACCTACAGGGCAGCCCCAACCAGAGCCATAATGTCTCCAATGGCCCCCAGGACCCCAACCATAGTGGCGGAGCAAGTGACTCCTGCTGCCTCATGAGCTACCCTGTGCTGCGGGAAGACATGGATGTGGTGTCTGTGCGCTTCCGGCCTCTGGACAGGGTCTCTGTGGTTGTGTGGCCCGACGTGCCCTCTGtgctgcagctgtaccttaacaCGGGCATGGACAGCGGAGGCTCCCTCACCATCTCACTGCGGGCTAACAAG ACCATGGTCAAGAACAGCACTTTGGTGGTGGCCTGCGTGAATGCCGCCTCCCCTTTCCTCAGCTTTAATACTTCGCACAACTGTACCACAG CCTTCTTCCAGGGCCACCCGCTGACCCTGAGCGCCACATCCCGGCAGGCCAACCTCATAGTCCCCTTCCCAGAGACAGAAAACTGGTACCTATCCCTGCAGCTCATGTGTCCCAAGAACCCCAA GGAGTGTGAGCAGGACAAGGTACATGTAGAGATGACCCTGTACCTGGTGCCCTGTGTGAACGACTGTGGACCCTACGGCCAGTGCCTTCTGCTCCGCAGACACGGCTACCTGTATGCAGGCTGCAGCTGCAAAGCTG GGTGGCGCGGCTGGAGCTGCACGGACAACAGCACGGCCCAGACAGTGACGCAGCAGACAGTGGCTGCACTGTTGCTCACCCTCAGTAACCTGGTATTCTTGGCCCCCATTACCGTCTCTGTCCAACGTGCCTTCCTGGTGGAGGCCTTTGCCTACACCTACACCATGTTCTTCTCCACG TTCTACCATGCCTGCGACCAGCCGGGGGAAGCTGTGCTGTGCATCCTCAACTATGACACGCTGCAGTACTGCGATTTCCTGGGCTCTGTGGTGTCCATCTGGGTCACCATCCTGTGCATGGCGCGACTAAAACCTGTCCTGAAATAT GTCCTGTTTCTCTTGGGCACACTGGTCATCGCCATGTCGCTGCAGCTGGACCGCAGGGGTGCCTGGAACATGATGGGGCCCTGCCTCTTTGCCCTTGTGGTCATGGTTTCCATGTGG GTGTACCGCTGTGGGCGCCGATGCCACTGCTACCCCACCTCATGGCAGCGCTGGGCCTTCTACCTGCTGCCTGGCATCTCCATGGCCACTGTGGCCGTGGCCATCTACACCTTCATGATGACCAGTGACAACTACTACTACACCCACAGCCTCTGGCATGTGCTGGTGGCCGGGAGTGTGGCCTTCCTGCTGCCGCCATGCGAAGAACACACGGAGCCCTGGGCCTGTGTGCAGAGGCTCCCTTGCCATTACCAGATCTGCAGGAATGACCGAGAGGAGCTGTACGCTGTGACGTGA
- the NME4 gene encoding nucleoside diphosphate kinase, mitochondrial → MKMLQVPESVLAEHYHDLQRKPFYPALISYKSSGPMVAMVWEGHNVVHTSRAMIEDTDAAEAAPGTIRGDFGIHISRNIIYTSDSVERAQREIGLWFQSSELVDWLDRGPHSSILPA, encoded by the exons ATGAAGATGCTGCAGGTACCAGAG AGTGTCCTTGCTGAACATTACCATGACCTTCAGAGGAAGCCCTTCTACCCAGCCCTCATCAGCTACAAGAGTTCTGGCCCCATGGTGGCCATG GTCTGGGAAGGCCACAACGTGGTCCACACCTCAAGGGCCATGATCGAAGACACAGATGCGGCTGAAGCCGCCCCAGGGACCATCAGGGGAGACTTCGGCATCCATATCAGCAG GAACATCATCTACACCAGCGACTCTGTGGAGAGGGCTCAGAGGGAGATCGGGCTGTGGTTCCAGAGCAGTGAGCTGGTGGACTGGCTGGACCGGGGCCCCCACAGCAGTATCCTCCCAGCCTGA